In one window of Pseudomonas chlororaphis subsp. chlororaphis DNA:
- a CDS encoding flavodoxin family protein, which produces MTDKIKYVAINGSERLDGNNARALEWAAEYLEKQDVILEVFSLASAKIDPCGACGDCNFRNEPCAQQDDAARAVQLMEASDGVIFACAVHGFGATPLMSAFLERVGTGFLRHDRTLTNKVAGVMVTGRRMGHVEVYNQMLQCALLNRMIMVGYGFPAMLVGDKKGEVLGDKEGMEMLRRMLDRMVSMTRLMRDYERVTGQAALPVSVPGERHREGKDGTFFVPAKSDMYQLEAARGCNFDVVGD; this is translated from the coding sequence ATGACGGACAAGATCAAATATGTCGCCATCAACGGCTCGGAACGCTTGGATGGCAACAATGCCAGGGCGTTGGAGTGGGCGGCCGAGTACCTGGAAAAGCAGGATGTGATTCTCGAGGTCTTTTCACTGGCCAGCGCCAAAATCGACCCCTGCGGGGCCTGCGGCGATTGCAATTTTCGCAACGAGCCCTGCGCGCAGCAGGACGACGCCGCGCGCGCGGTGCAACTCATGGAAGCCAGCGATGGCGTGATCTTCGCCTGCGCTGTCCATGGCTTTGGCGCCACGCCCTTGATGTCGGCATTCCTGGAGCGGGTCGGGACCGGGTTCCTGCGCCACGATCGCACCCTCACCAACAAGGTTGCCGGGGTCATGGTCACCGGCCGGCGCATGGGCCATGTGGAGGTCTACAACCAGATGCTCCAGTGCGCCTTGCTCAACCGCATGATCATGGTCGGCTACGGTTTCCCGGCCATGCTCGTGGGCGACAAGAAAGGCGAGGTACTGGGCGACAAGGAAGGCATGGAGATGCTGCGCCGGATGCTCGATCGCATGGTTTCCATGACCCGCCTGATGCGCGACTACGAACGAGTCACCGGGCAGGCGGCACTGCCGGTCTCGGTACCTGGCGAACGCCATCGCGAGGGCAAGGACGGCACGTTCTTCGTCCCGGCCAAGTCCGACATGTACCAGCTCGAGGCCGCTCGCGGCTGCAACTTCGATGTCGTCGGCGACTGA
- a CDS encoding DNA glycosylase AlkZ-like family protein — translation MSIRTASNGLTDTHLREWIVSEHFERLADATVAQIAQAYVGVYSARPTSWLAVMARNRNLDRQTVLAMENASDLLRIPGMRRSKFLLPGELAAKVFAATRLPLANHEWRLRDAGLGLDDYRRLLLTLVAFSSGVSVRLQDIGSALDLPAPQARALTSVAAYDGALVRIPAANQWSNRWLYSAAPDGLLPGDGVPLDRDLLLRDIAGRYVEHYGPVTVDDLAWWLGVSKETARTLLQACAARQVGNQMWHSPAGLARLEQFLDRAKAPATAQIRFLPAWDPLVMGYAPGSRQRDCLELERVGGYDAAGNGRPVVLIGGRAVATWNTAAKGSKRFIAVDASTLADQEREAVLQAASVLAEQIGAIHQIENKTTA, via the coding sequence ATGAGCATTAGAACTGCCAGCAATGGCCTCACCGACACCCACCTGCGGGAATGGATAGTGTCGGAACACTTCGAGCGCCTGGCGGATGCCACCGTGGCACAGATTGCACAGGCCTATGTCGGGGTCTATTCGGCCCGGCCTACCAGTTGGCTGGCGGTCATGGCGCGCAATCGCAACCTCGATCGCCAGACCGTACTGGCCATGGAAAACGCCAGCGACCTGCTGCGGATCCCGGGCATGCGGCGCTCCAAGTTCCTGCTTCCCGGCGAGCTGGCGGCCAAGGTCTTCGCCGCCACCCGCCTGCCGCTGGCCAACCACGAATGGCGCTTACGGGACGCAGGGCTTGGCCTGGACGATTACCGGCGACTGCTGCTGACGCTGGTCGCCTTCAGCAGTGGCGTCTCGGTGCGCCTGCAGGACATCGGCAGCGCCCTCGACCTGCCGGCGCCCCAGGCGCGTGCGTTGACCTCGGTTGCCGCCTATGACGGCGCCTTGGTCCGTATACCGGCGGCCAACCAATGGTCCAACCGCTGGCTGTACTCGGCTGCACCCGATGGGCTGCTACCCGGTGACGGCGTGCCACTGGACCGCGACCTGCTACTGCGCGATATCGCCGGGCGCTACGTCGAGCACTACGGACCGGTCACGGTCGACGACCTGGCCTGGTGGCTCGGGGTTTCCAAGGAAACCGCGCGCACGCTGCTTCAAGCCTGCGCAGCCCGCCAGGTCGGAAACCAGATGTGGCACAGCCCGGCCGGGCTGGCGCGCCTTGAGCAGTTCCTCGACCGCGCCAAGGCCCCCGCAACGGCGCAGATCCGCTTCCTGCCGGCCTGGGATCCGCTGGTCATGGGCTATGCGCCCGGTTCGAGACAGCGCGACTGCCTTGAGCTGGAACGGGTCGGCGGCTACGACGCGGCCGGTAACGGGCGGCCGGTGGTGCTCATCGGTGGCCGGGCTGTCGCCACCTGGAATACGGCGGCCAAGGGCAGCAAACGCTTCATCGCAGTCGATGCCTCGACACTCGCCGACCAGGAGCGTGAAGCCGTGCTTCAGGCTGCCTCAGTGCTGGCTGAGCAGATCGGGGCCATTCACCAGATCGAGAACAAAACCACAGCGTGA